The Synechococcus sp. RS9916 DNA segment GCCCGCACCGGTGAAGCGCACAGTTCCTTCTCCGCAGCGCCCTGCCCCCAAACCCGAATTGGTGGGTCGCCCCCAACCCAAGCGTCCGGCGGGTCCACCGACTCGCCCCGGGTCGGGACAGCGCCCTGGAGTCAGCCCACGTCCGACCCAGGCCGGCAACCAAAACCAGAGACCAGGTTCACCCCAACGCCCTGGAGCCCCACAGAGGCCCGGTGCACCCACCCGTCCCGGCGCAGCCAGTGGTGGCAAAGCGGGCGTGAATCGCCCCGGTGCGCCCCGCGCCGCCGTTGAGCTGGTCGGCAAACCGATCCGCCGCGACGGCCAAGGTGCTGGTGGTGGACGCGACGCCAACGGCCGTCCCGCACCTCCGACCCGCCCAGGCATGCCTGCCGGCATGCGCAAACCTGTGGCGCCCGGTCAGCTCATGCAGCTGCAGAAGCCCAGCGGTCGTCCTGGAGCGCCGCCGCCGCGTCGCCCCGATGGGACTCCCGTCTCACCGCGGGCTGGCGAAGGAACAACCGGTAAAGCGGTGCCGCCTGTGGCTCGCCCTGCCACACCGCCATCCCCCGCAACTGCACCCCGTCGCCCTGGCTATCGCCCTGCACCGGGCGCCGGTGGTCAGCGTCGTCCAGGCCGTCCCGATTGGGACGACAGCGCCAAACTGGAAGCGCTGCGCAGCCGTTCGCCCCAAAGACAGCGCCAGAAGGTGCACATCATTGGGGAAAACGACGATTCCCTGGCAGCACAGACCGGCGGTTACGCCGGCGAACAGGAAGCACTGGTGTTGTCGGCCAGCCTGGCCCGACCTGCCAAGCCCAAATCGCAGCAACGCACCACAGCCAAGCCCGTGGCTGCTGTGCGCAAACGCCGCAAGGAAACCGCCCGTCAGCGCCAACGTCGCCGGGCGATGGAACTGCGCGCTGCGAGGGAAGCCAAGCAGGTGCGGCCCGAAATGATCGTGGTGCCGGAGGACAACCTCACGGTGCAAGAGCTCGCCGACATGCTCAGCGTGGAGAGCTCAGAGATCATCAAATCCCTGTTCTTCAAAGGCATCATCGCCACGGTCACCCAGACCCTGGACATGCCGACCATCGAGGCGGTGGCCGACGAATTCGGCGTGCCTGTGCTCCAGGACGACGTTGAAGAAGCCGCCAAGAAGACCGTGGAGATGATCGAGGAGCAAGACCTCGAGCATCTAATTCGCCGTCCGCCCGTTGTCACGGTGATGGGCCATGTGGACCACGGCAAAACCAGCCTTCTCGATGCCATCCGCAAGGCACGGGTGGCTGCCGGCGAAGCCGGAGGCATCACCCAGCACATCGGTGCTTATCAAGTCGAGATCGAGGTCAACGATCAGCCTCGCAAGATCACCTTCCTCGACACCCCAGGTCACGAGGCATTCACGGCCATGCGGGCTCGTGGCACCAAGGTGACTGACGTCGCAATTTTGGTGGTCGCAGCCGACGACGGTGTGCGCCCCCAAACCCTGGAAGCCATCAGCCACGCCCGTGCCGCTGAAGTGCCCATCATTGTCGCCATCAACAAGTGCGACAAGGAAGGCGCCTCCCCAGATCGGGTGAAGCAGGAACTGTCTGAGCAGAATCTGCTGGCTGAGGAATGGGGTGGCGACGTCGTGATGGTGCCGGTGAGCGCCATCAAGGGCGAGAACATCGACAAGCTGCTGGAAATGATCCTGCTGGTCACCGAAGTGGAAGACCTGCAGGCCAATCCGGATCGCCTGGCACGCGGCACCGTGATCGAGGCACACCTCGACAAAGCCAAGGGCCCAGTGGCGACGCTGCTGGTGCAGAACGGCACCCTCAAGACTGGCGACGTCCTGGCCGCAGGCCCTGTCCTCGGCAAGGTGCGGGCCATGGTCGACGATGCCGGCAAGCGCATGAAGGAAGCCGGACCGTCCTTTGCCGTTGAGGCTCTCGGCTTCAGCGAAGTGCCCACGGCTGGCGATGAATTCGAGGTTTATCCCGACGAGAAATCCGCCCGCTCAGTGGTCGGAGACCGTGCTTCCGATGCCCGTGCCACCCGTCTGGCACAACAGATGGCATCCCGTCGTGTGTCGCTCACGGCCATGTCTGGTCAGGCGAGCGATGGTGAGCTCAAGGAGCTCAACCTCATCCTCAAGGCCGACGTCCAGGGCAGTGTGGAAGCGATTCTCGGGTCGCTGGAACAGCTGCCGAAGGACGAAGTGCAGGTGCGTGTGCTGCTGTCGGCACCGGGCGAAATCACTGAGACCGACGTCGACCTCGCAGCCGCTTCCGGCGCTGTGATCGTGGGCTTCAACACCTCCATGGCATCCGGCGCTAAGCGCGCTGCAGATGCGACGGGTGTGGATGTGCGTGATTACGACGTGATCTACAAACTGCTCGAAGACATTCAGCTGGCCATGGAAGGTCTGCTGGAACCCGAGCTGGTGGAGGAAGCCCTGGGCGAAGCCGAAGTCCGCGCCGTGTTCACCATCGGCAAGAGCGCAGTTGCTGGTTGCTACGTCACCACTGGCAAATTGCAGCGCAACTGCAAGGTGCGTGTCCGCCGTGGCAAACAGGTGGTTTACGAGGGCGACCTCGATTCCCTGCGTCGCAACAAAGACGACGTCAAGGAAGTGGCCACAGGCTTCGAATGCGGCATCGGCTGCGATCGTTTTGCTAACTGGGAAGAAGGCGACCGGATTGAAGGCTTCAAGATGGTTACCCAACGCCGCAAGCTCAGCACCTGATCGCTTCCTCTTCCGCCCGGATCATCGTGAGTTCTCGCCGCGAGCCCCTGCTCTGGCTTCAGTGTCTGGCCATCGGTGCAATTCCGTTGGAAGTGCTGATGCTGCGCATGGTGCTTGCAGGCGCTGACTTCGGTCCCGTTCCGGGCCTGGAACGGGTGATCACCTGGGCCATCGGTGCCCTAGTCCCCGCTGTTCTTCTCTGGCAGCGATCTCCCGACTGGGCCTCGTTGTTGCTAGTGCGTCAACCACTGGCCGGACGGTCCGACTTTCAGCGGCAATGCAGTGCGGCTCAGTCGCCCCTTCCCATCAAGGTGCTGGGAGCCTCTGGAGCCGTGGTGCTCCTGATGCTGCTGTGGTGGATCGATGGCTCCGCACTGCTGATCTCCGACCTTTCGCCGCTGAAGAACGGCAGCCGCCTGGGCAGCCTGTTGCTTGCGGCACCACTGTTGACCCTGCTGTTGTGGCAGTGGCAGCAACTGATCCAGGCCGCATGGCTGCTCACCCGCGAAGACAGCGCACTGTCCGCCCTGACCCCATTCACTGACGCTGACTACCAGCGCTCCACAGCCTCGTTTGGCCTCGGACTGCTCAAGCTGGGGCCTCTGGAGTGGGATCTGCCAGTTCCCTCTGACACGCCTAAACCTGCTTCGGTCGACACGCCTCGAGTTGACTCTGATTCCGCGGAGCAGACGGAGCCTGTCGAGGCTCCAGCCGACGAGGACGTTGAGGTTACTGCTGCCGAAGAAGCGAATCTCGAAGAGCTCCCCTCAGTCGTCTCGGGAACGGTCGAACCAGAGCAATCCACCGAAGAGGACAACGGCGCCGATCTGAATGCCGAGATCAGTGAGGACGACACTGTTACCAGCGCTGACCCGGAAGCTCATGACGAGCAACCCGAGGCCGCCGGAGGCGAAGAGAGCGACCCAGACCAACCTCCGGAGACCTCTCCAGGGGGTGCGTGATTCCTTGAGCAGACGCGCCTTCAAGGCGGGATCCAACTGACCGTTGGAGTTCTGACCGTTCACGCATCTGACGCCGCAGTGCCGAATGTTAAGTTCCTGTCGATGCCGATGTAGCTCAGCTGGTAGAGCAACGCTTTCGTAAAGCGTGGGTCGCCTGTTCAAGTCAGGTCATCGGCTTTGTTTCTGTCTCTCAATACGTTGAGGGACCAAATCTGCTCCCTTGTCTGTGGGCGGATCAGCTTTCAGCGTTTGCATCAACCAACCACGCCGTCTCTGGATCGAGTGGTAGCAGCGCCTCGATCACAACAAAGGAGCCAACAGCGAGCAAAGCGCCAACGCACAGGGCAGCAGTGACACAAAGGGTGCCGTGAAGAAGCTCTTTCATCGCTGATGGGCAACTGAATTCACTGTCAGCGAGGCCATGACCATGGCCTGTGAGCAGGGTCCCACGACGCTGTGCGCGGGATCACACCCTGGCCAGACTGTGGGGCCTGGGTAAGCAATGCCGATGACCGGCATGGAGCCGACCAAACTCGAGCGGCTGCATCGCAGTTACGGCCGCGACGCTGCGCTGGATGAGGCCTTCATCGTGCTGACCGTGGGCGCAAGCCTGATCGCAACCCTCGGACTCCTGGCCAACAGTGCCGCTGTGGTGATTGGCGCGATGGTGGTCGCCCCCTGGATCCTTCCGCTGAGAGCAGGCTCGTTTGCCGTTCTTCTGGGCAGCGTGTCCCTGCTGGTGCGTTCCCTCATCACCCTGGCGGCCGGAGTTCTGCTGACCACCGCCCTCTCAGCAGCTCTGGGCTGGTTGGTGGGGTTACCTCAGTTCGGATCAGAGGTGGCAGCTCGCACCAGCCCCAACCTGCTCGATCTTGGGATTGCACTGGTGGCGGGGGGGTTGGCCACCTACGCCAAATTGCGCAGCGATGCTGTCAGCTCTCTGGCCGGCACAGCCATCGCTGTTGCCCTGGTTCCGCCCGTGTGTGTCATGGGCCTGCTGCTCTCCCAAGGGGCTCTGGCCGCCGC contains these protein-coding regions:
- the infB gene encoding translation initiation factor IF-2, encoding MTSSGKVRIYELSKDLGLDNKDVLDAAEKLSIAAKSHSSSISEAEAGKIRGLLKRNGAPAAAAKPPAGKAILSVKKAEAPAAPAAKPAPAAPSKPAAAKPQPAPARPAPAAPAPKASAPAAPAPKPAPAAPSKPAAAKPQPAPARPAPAAPAPKASAPAAPAAKAPPARPAAPAVSKPTAPAPRPAGKPVASKPLTPSPRPVQSKGGGMPRPAAPAPVKRTVPSPQRPAPKPELVGRPQPKRPAGPPTRPGSGQRPGVSPRPTQAGNQNQRPGSPQRPGAPQRPGAPTRPGAASGGKAGVNRPGAPRAAVELVGKPIRRDGQGAGGGRDANGRPAPPTRPGMPAGMRKPVAPGQLMQLQKPSGRPGAPPPRRPDGTPVSPRAGEGTTGKAVPPVARPATPPSPATAPRRPGYRPAPGAGGQRRPGRPDWDDSAKLEALRSRSPQRQRQKVHIIGENDDSLAAQTGGYAGEQEALVLSASLARPAKPKSQQRTTAKPVAAVRKRRKETARQRQRRRAMELRAAREAKQVRPEMIVVPEDNLTVQELADMLSVESSEIIKSLFFKGIIATVTQTLDMPTIEAVADEFGVPVLQDDVEEAAKKTVEMIEEQDLEHLIRRPPVVTVMGHVDHGKTSLLDAIRKARVAAGEAGGITQHIGAYQVEIEVNDQPRKITFLDTPGHEAFTAMRARGTKVTDVAILVVAADDGVRPQTLEAISHARAAEVPIIVAINKCDKEGASPDRVKQELSEQNLLAEEWGGDVVMVPVSAIKGENIDKLLEMILLVTEVEDLQANPDRLARGTVIEAHLDKAKGPVATLLVQNGTLKTGDVLAAGPVLGKVRAMVDDAGKRMKEAGPSFAVEALGFSEVPTAGDEFEVYPDEKSARSVVGDRASDARATRLAQQMASRRVSLTAMSGQASDGELKELNLILKADVQGSVEAILGSLEQLPKDEVQVRVLLSAPGEITETDVDLAAASGAVIVGFNTSMASGAKRAADATGVDVRDYDVIYKLLEDIQLAMEGLLEPELVEEALGEAEVRAVFTIGKSAVAGCYVTTGKLQRNCKVRVRRGKQVVYEGDLDSLRRNKDDVKEVATGFECGIGCDRFANWEEGDRIEGFKMVTQRRKLST
- a CDS encoding DUF3493 domain-containing protein, with the protein product MNGQNSNGQLDPALKARLLKESRTPWRGLRRLVWVALFASGGLGLLVMSFRVSAGNSVVLTDLGIQIGAVVLFGGLLWFDRSRDD